Genomic DNA from Bifidobacterium sp. ESL0769:
CCGATTCGTGATATTGACCTTGGTTGGCCGGATTATGCGCCAAATCGCCGGGAAAATATTGCCTAGTCGTGATAATGATTCATAGAATTCATAGAAAGGTGCGTCTGGCAAGTCCGACAGTTTGATTTGCCGGACTTGCCAGACGCACCCAAAACCAATAAATCAAATCTCTGCTTCGTCTAAGCCACTGTCTCCTGGTGTTCCTTGGAAATGTCGGTTGGGGAAACGTCCACTTCATCCAGGGGAATGATGTGGGTGTGGTTCTTGATTTTGTAACCGAAATAGAGAATGAGCACGAGCGGCAGGCCGATGTAGGTGATGCCAATCTGCTGCCAATCCCAGTGAATGAACGCGTCGATGTTCTGTCCGCCGATGACGATGATGCACAGGATGAGTGCGAGGATTGGGCCCAGTGGGAAGAGCTTGGCGTGGTACTTGAGCTCCGAGAGCTTATGCCCCTGACGGATGAAGGCACGACGGAAGCGGAAGTGGCTGATGGCGATGCCGACCCAGGCGATGAAACCGGTCAGGCCCGAAGCGGCGACCAACCACATATAGATCTTCTCGCCGAAAATGGAGGAACCGAACGTGGCCAAGGAAATCACGGTGGTGACGATCAGCGCAGGCATCGGAATACCGTGTTTGGTGGTGCTGGAGAAATATTTCGGCGCATAACCTTCTTCGGCCAATGAGTAGAGCATGCGCGTGGAGGCATACATTCCGGAATTCGCCGAGGAAAGCACGGCCGTCAAAACGATGGCGTTCATCAGTGTAGCCGCGAAACCGAGCCCTGCACGGTTGAAAACGAGGGTGAATGGAGACATGGCGATATTGCCGTTGGCGGCCGAAAGCAGATTCGGGCTGTCATAGGGAATGATGGCGGCAATGACGAAAATGGAGAGGAAATAGAAGATCAGTAGGCGCCAGAACACGCTGTGAATCGCTTTCGGCACTGCATGTTCCGGATCTTCCGATTCCCCGGCCGTCACGCCGACAAGTTCGGTACCTTGGAAAGAGAATCCCGCAATGAGGAAAACGTTCAGAATCGCAGGGAAGCCCCCGACGAACGGGGCTTTCTTGTAGGTGAAGTTACCGAGTCCCACAGCTGGATGGAAGAAGATGCCGCAGATTATGCACAGACCGATAACTAGAAAAGCGATGACGGTGACGATTTTAATCAATGAAAGCCAGTATTCGGTTTCCCCGAACGCCGAAACCGTCAGCGCGTTGATGAGGAAAATGACGGCCAACACCAACATGCTCCAGATCCAGCCGGGAGTGTCTGGCAGCCAGTACTGGATGAGCAGGGCGGCGGTGGAGATGTCGACGGCGACGGTGATGGCCCAGTTGAACCAATAGTTCCAGCCCATCGCGAAGCCGAGCGCCGGATCGACGTATTTGGCGTTGTAGGTGGCGAAAGAGCCGGAGACCGGCTGGTTGGTGGCGAGCTCGCCAAGGCTGGTCATCAAAAAATAGACCATGATGCCCATGGCGACATAGGCCACAAGCCCGCCGCCCGGGCCCGCTTTCGAGATGGTGGAGCCGGAGGTCATGAACAGGCCCGTGCCGATGCAACCACCGAGGGCAATCATCGAGATATGACGGGTCTTGAGGTTGCGCTGTACACCGTTTGTCTGCTTGGATTTGTTTTTATCGTCGATGGGCGGGATGGGGTGTACGGCGGCGGTTTTGATATCAGACGTGTATGGCCTGTCCTTTGCCGCCGTTCCTGACTGCTGGCTTGATATCCGTGTCGGTGCAGTTGTGCTGTCCGTGTGCCCGGTATGGCCGGTTCCTGCCGGCATGCTGTTTCCTTCCGATAGGGAAGAAGCCTACAGATGGTGGGATTGCCATTTACGTTCTTGGTCGGATGAGTCAAGGGGAAGACCACGCCTCATCGCGAAAAAGCCTCACAAACGATTCCCATCGATAGCGCTCCGCGGCGTTGGCCGCGACAGTCCTGGATTTCTTGAACCCAGGCCCAACTTCCTGCCGCGGAGGCGACCGGAAATTTCGGCTGAACTCCCTTTTGCCGACCTTCGCGGGCACCGCCGTGCCTCTGGTCGGTTACTGATGGGTTCAGCGACCTCTTCTGTGATTGATAACAAGAGCGACTATAGGGGATTTTCGCG
This window encodes:
- a CDS encoding amino acid permease, translated to MPAGTGHTGHTDSTTAPTRISSQQSGTAAKDRPYTSDIKTAAVHPIPPIDDKNKSKQTNGVQRNLKTRHISMIALGGCIGTGLFMTSGSTISKAGPGGGLVAYVAMGIMVYFLMTSLGELATNQPVSGSFATYNAKYVDPALGFAMGWNYWFNWAITVAVDISTAALLIQYWLPDTPGWIWSMLVLAVIFLINALTVSAFGETEYWLSLIKIVTVIAFLVIGLCIICGIFFHPAVGLGNFTYKKAPFVGGFPAILNVFLIAGFSFQGTELVGVTAGESEDPEHAVPKAIHSVFWRLLIFYFLSIFVIAAIIPYDSPNLLSAANGNIAMSPFTLVFNRAGLGFAATLMNAIVLTAVLSSANSGMYASTRMLYSLAEEGYAPKYFSSTTKHGIPMPALIVTTVISLATFGSSIFGEKIYMWLVAASGLTGFIAWVGIAISHFRFRRAFIRQGHKLSELKYHAKLFPLGPILALILCIIVIGGQNIDAFIHWDWQQIGITYIGLPLVLILYFGYKIKNHTHIIPLDEVDVSPTDISKEHQETVA